The window AATAGTTAAATCGCCAAATGCCTCATTTGTCTCTTTGTTTATCAGTTTAAAGGACATTTTATTCATTTCATCTAATTTATAATCAACCTGGTACAAAGCAAATTTATCAAACTTCAAGGGGTGATTAACACGAATTTTATAAACCTTCTCTTTTTTTAGTTCAGGTTTTTCACCAGCCACAGTATTCCCTTGTTTTTTATACAATGTAACAGTAGACTGATAGTTTTTGGCCATCATTCCTTTTTGGTCAATAGCCTGATCAAATACCTTATCCTCTTTTCCCTTTTGATAGGTTTCAAGAAGAAATTGATTATTGGTTAGATAATATTGTCCTTTTGTTTCGGGAATAACTTTTGTCTCCCCTTCACGAATCCAAAGAATTTTATCGATATACATACCTGGGATAAATCGTAACATTCCACCGATTAAAAAAATGATTAAGCCGATATGATTTACATATGGGCCCCACCTCGAAAAACGTCCCTTTTCCGCTAAAATATCACCATTCTCTTCACTGACTCGGTAGCGCTTCAATTTCAAATTTTCTGATATTTTATCAAATGCTTCGCCCTCATTTTTTACCTTACTAGTCCCAAAAAGGCGTTGACGCTTTAAAAATCCTTGATGACGGGTAACACTCTGTTTTTTTAAAGCACGATATAAAGGGATGACCCTATCAAGGCTGCAAATTACTAATGATACTCCAATTGAAGCAATAAGAATTAAATACCACCAGGAGCTGTATAAATTATTGAATCCTAATTGATAATACCATTTTCCAAGTAACCCGTATTGATCTTGATAATACTCAGCCGCAGGCATAACAGGTGGAATATACATTTCCTGTGGGAAAATCGTCCCAACTCCTGAGGCAATTAAGGTTATGATAATTAACGATACCCCTACTTTGACCGAAGAAAAAAAGTTCCAAATCCTATCTATTACCGTTTTGTTATACGTTTGTGAACGCCTTGCACTTCCCTCATAACGCATATCTACTAATATCTCGCTATTAATCTCCTCTTCCCCAAGTACTTTCCCGCATGCTTCACATAGGATTGTACCGTGTGGATTGACGTGTCCACATTCGCACTTAACATCGTTCATGTTCATATACTCCCCATTTTTTATGGTTTAATTTGCTCCATAAAAGCTTTTACCTTCGCTTCCGTTAATTCCCCTGTGTGCGTTTGGACAACCTTTCCATTCTTATCTATCAGAAAAGTAATTGGTAAAGGATTCACACCATAGGCATTCATCACCTGGCTATCTTTATCAATTAAGATTGGAAAAGTGAGCTGGTATCGATCTCTAAATTTTTTCACTGCCAGCTCAGATTCTCCAACGTTTACTGCCAAAACTTGGACACCTTTATCTTTAAATTGGATGTATTGGTGATTTATGTAGGGCATTTCTTTTTCACATGGTTTGCACCATGTTCCCCAAAAATTTAGAAATACTGCCTGTCCCTTATAGTCTGAGAGCTGATGCTTCTCACCATTTAAATCCACC of the Bacillus sp. 1NLA3E genome contains:
- the resA gene encoding thiol-disulfide oxidoreductase ResA: MKKQRLVIRTVILLILGAAVAYTLYANFTKDDVQKIEVGKKAPDFALVDLNGEKHQLSDYKGQAVFLNFWGTWCKPCEKEMPYINHQYIQFKDKGVQVLAVNVGESELAVKKFRDRYQLTFPILIDKDSQVMNAYGVNPLPITFLIDKNGKVVQTHTGELTEAKVKAFMEQIKP
- the resB gene encoding cytochrome c biogenesis protein ResB, whose product is MNDVKCECGHVNPHGTILCEACGKVLGEEEINSEILVDMRYEGSARRSQTYNKTVIDRIWNFFSSVKVGVSLIIITLIASGVGTIFPQEMYIPPVMPAAEYYQDQYGLLGKWYYQLGFNNLYSSWWYLILIASIGVSLVICSLDRVIPLYRALKKQSVTRHQGFLKRQRLFGTSKVKNEGEAFDKISENLKLKRYRVSEENGDILAEKGRFSRWGPYVNHIGLIIFLIGGMLRFIPGMYIDKILWIREGETKVIPETKGQYYLTNNQFLLETYQKGKEDKVFDQAIDQKGMMAKNYQSTVTLYKKQGNTVAGEKPELKKEKVYKIRVNHPLKFDKFALYQVDYKLDEMNKMSFKLINKETNEAFGDLTIDLYNPKDQYDLGNGYKVEILSYFPDFEFGENSQPTTKSRIPNNPAFVFNMITPDKPKGESSFVAIRQTIEPSGKNEYKMAFNGIETKNVSALTVRKDLTIWVIILGGIIFMIGVIQGAYWNHRRIWFQRVNGEIWVAAHTNKNWYGLKRDIQVVLKDTEISEPIDQSGLDNSK